One stretch of Rhodoferax lithotrophicus DNA includes these proteins:
- a CDS encoding type II toxin-antitoxin system CcdA family antitoxin, with product MLNFDNATKKATNLSLNAKVLEAAREMGMNLSQTVDTLLADEVKRRYWAKWNEDNKEAIAAYNERVATHGLPLAKYRTWGKSLGDGREEVKNGTL from the coding sequence ATGCTGAATTTTGACAATGCCACCAAAAAGGCGACTAACCTGTCGCTCAACGCCAAGGTGCTAGAAGCCGCCCGCGAAATGGGCATGAACCTGTCCCAAACGGTGGATACTTTACTGGCCGATGAGGTCAAGCGGCGTTACTGGGCCAAGTGGAACGAAGACAACAAGGAAGCGATTGCAGCCTACAACGAGCGTGTCGCCACGCATGGCTTGCCGCTGGCCAAATACCGCACCTGGGGAAAATCACTGGGGGATGGTCGCGAAGAGGTTAAAAATGGCACGCTTTGA
- the glnL gene encoding nitrogen regulation protein NR(II) produces the protein MKRSVLSKPQESSAIAVRFQSFDLLATLVAVVQSDGTVLFANAALEDALGISRRSIVGSHLPDSFTEPTHLETALQGAGFNEFAALRYDAGLLRMAREPLPVHVIVTLTEAHEIIVELLPLEQQARQDREERLAEQAQSNKELIRNLAHEIKNPLGGIRGAAQLLELEMAQPELSEYTQVIIHEADRLQSLVDRLLAPHRKPHVVSDVNIHEVCERVRSLILAEFPKGLSVLRDYDTSIPEFRGDHEQLIQALINIAHNAAQALSERMAQGDAQLIFRTRVARQTTFGKQRYRLALELHVIDNGPGVPESIKDRIFYPLVSGREGGSGLGLTLAQTFVQQHHGLIECDSEPGYTDFKILIPLP, from the coding sequence TTGAAGCGTTCTGTTTTATCTAAACCGCAAGAGTCCAGCGCCATCGCTGTGCGGTTTCAATCGTTTGATTTACTGGCCACCTTGGTGGCCGTGGTGCAAAGCGACGGGACGGTGCTGTTTGCCAATGCCGCGCTGGAAGATGCACTGGGCATCTCGCGCCGCAGCATTGTGGGCTCGCACTTGCCGGACAGTTTTACCGAGCCGACTCACCTTGAGACGGCCCTGCAGGGTGCAGGATTTAACGAATTTGCTGCCTTGCGTTATGACGCAGGTCTGTTGCGTATGGCTCGTGAGCCCTTGCCGGTGCATGTGATCGTGACATTGACGGAGGCCCATGAAATTATTGTGGAGTTGCTGCCGCTGGAGCAGCAGGCGCGGCAAGACCGGGAAGAGCGTCTGGCTGAGCAAGCCCAGTCCAACAAGGAGCTGATTCGCAACCTGGCGCATGAAATCAAAAACCCTTTGGGGGGCATCCGTGGAGCGGCGCAGTTGCTGGAGCTTGAGATGGCACAGCCGGAGTTGTCTGAGTACACCCAGGTCATCATCCACGAAGCAGACCGTCTGCAGTCGCTGGTGGACCGGCTGCTGGCTCCACACCGCAAGCCTCATGTGGTGAGTGATGTGAACATTCATGAGGTGTGTGAGCGGGTGCGTTCGCTGATCTTGGCGGAGTTCCCCAAAGGCTTGAGCGTGTTGCGTGATTACGATACCTCCATTCCAGAGTTTCGCGGGGATCATGAACAGTTGATTCAAGCGCTGATCAACATTGCCCATAACGCGGCCCAAGCCCTGTCGGAACGGATGGCCCAAGGGGATGCCCAGCTGATTTTTCGTACCCGTGTGGCCCGCCAAACCACATTTGGAAAACAGCGTTATCGGTTGGCATTGGAATTGCATGTCATCGACAACGGGCCTGGCGTGCCTGAGTCGATCAAAGACCGAATTTTTTACCCGCTGGTGTCGGGTCGGGAAGGTGGTTCAGGGTTAGGGCTGACATTGGCGCAAACCTTTGTGCAGCAACACCACGGCTTGATCGAGTGCGACAGTGAGCCAGGCTATACCGATTTCAAAATTCTGATACCACTGCCCTGA
- a CDS encoding FAD-binding oxidoreductase yields MQTLLNELKHIVGTAHVLTDGDLSAWTQDWRKRTHGQALAVVRPAHTTEVAQVVQACARYRREHPDSPVSIVPQGGNTGLVVGSTPDESGRQIVLSLQRMHAIRQVDGANLTLTVEAGCILQTVQEQAKAAGFWFPLSLAAEGSCTIGGNLGTNAGGTQVLRFGNTRELCLGLEVVTPQGEVWHGLSGLRKDNTGYDLKNLYIGSEGTLGIITAATLKLFPLPKAQLTAWVAVPSTQAAVTLLGLAQQHLGPSLTGFEMMGQFALSLVAKHFDSLRVPLYQDAPFCVLLESASQDAPTQARTQFENMLEAALEAGHASDAVVAENLAQAKVLWQIRESIPLAQAEEGLNIKHDISVPISSMAAFVQTTDAQLAAAIPGVRLVNFGHLGDGNLHYNVQAPVGIDAAVFLREHEPEVNRIVFDSVAAFGGSISAEHGIGSLKIEHLAHYKSPVALGLMRAIKLALDPQNLLNPARVIALP; encoded by the coding sequence ATGCAAACCCTTCTCAATGAACTGAAACACATCGTTGGGACAGCACATGTGCTGACCGACGGCGACCTGAGTGCCTGGACACAAGACTGGCGCAAACGCACCCATGGTCAAGCACTGGCCGTGGTGCGCCCGGCCCACACCACGGAGGTGGCGCAAGTGGTCCAAGCCTGCGCACGTTACCGCCGCGAACACCCCGACAGCCCTGTGAGCATCGTGCCGCAAGGTGGCAACACCGGCTTGGTGGTGGGCTCCACACCTGATGAATCAGGTCGACAAATTGTGCTGAGCTTGCAACGCATGCATGCCATTCGCCAGGTGGACGGTGCCAACCTGACCCTGACGGTGGAAGCCGGATGTATCTTGCAGACCGTGCAGGAACAGGCCAAAGCCGCGGGCTTCTGGTTCCCACTGAGTCTGGCCGCCGAAGGCTCTTGCACCATTGGCGGCAACCTGGGCACCAATGCCGGTGGCACACAAGTCCTGCGCTTTGGCAATACCCGCGAGTTGTGCCTGGGGCTAGAGGTGGTGACACCCCAAGGCGAGGTGTGGCACGGCCTGAGTGGATTACGCAAAGACAACACCGGTTACGACCTCAAAAACCTCTACATTGGCTCGGAAGGCACGCTGGGCATCATCACCGCCGCCACACTCAAGCTGTTTCCCTTGCCCAAGGCCCAACTGACGGCTTGGGTGGCCGTGCCTTCCACCCAAGCTGCGGTCACGCTACTCGGCTTGGCACAGCAGCATTTGGGACCCAGTCTGACCGGGTTTGAGATGATGGGTCAATTTGCCCTGAGCCTGGTGGCCAAGCACTTTGACAGTTTGCGGGTACCCCTGTACCAGGATGCCCCGTTTTGTGTATTGCTGGAAAGTGCTTCGCAAGACGCACCAACCCAAGCCAGAACCCAGTTTGAGAATATGCTGGAAGCCGCCCTGGAGGCGGGCCATGCCAGTGATGCCGTGGTGGCTGAAAATCTGGCACAAGCCAAAGTCTTGTGGCAAATTCGTGAAAGTATTCCCCTGGCCCAGGCCGAAGAAGGGCTCAATATCAAGCACGATATTTCGGTGCCTATTTCCAGCATGGCAGCTTTTGTGCAAACCACTGACGCGCAATTGGCGGCGGCCATCCCTGGTGTGCGCCTGGTGAATTTTGGCCACCTGGGTGACGGCAATCTGCACTACAACGTGCAGGCACCCGTGGGGATTGATGCCGCTGTGTTTCTGCGCGAGCACGAACCTGAAGTCAACCGCATCGTGTTTGACTCGGTGGCGGCTTTTGGCGGATCGATATCCGCCGAACATGGCATTGGCAGCCTCAAGATTGAGCATCTGGCCCATTACAAATCACCCGTGGCCTTGGGCCTGATGCGCGCCATCAAGCTGGCGCTTGATCCTCAAAACCTGTTGAATCCCGCCAGAGTGATCGCCTTACCGTGA
- a CDS encoding DMT family transporter, which produces MPSRHQSPGGGVISRRQLWSLVALTLMWGINWPMMKYSLRELSPLYFRALTMSFGALWLFCFYRFKGVRMWPQVTEWRSVVTLGLPNVLGWHTLAILGVKELASGRAAILGFTMPIWTVLLGIVFFKEKLTPRIGLAVLAVALAIGLLTFNELTALSGKPLGIVWMELAALAWAAGTLMMRRAHLSMPMETLTVWMLILASICLWGLAVVLEPWPAWQFSVPMWGSLVYGALINYGFAQIIWFGMARHLPPTTSAMSIMAIPLIGTLTATLIVGEAPGWQDFVAVLCVMAAIAAVLLPPRRPPTPKPSNKASS; this is translated from the coding sequence ATGCCATCCCGCCATCAAAGCCCCGGTGGCGGTGTGATCAGCCGTCGACAGCTCTGGAGCCTGGTCGCCCTCACGCTGATGTGGGGCATCAACTGGCCCATGATGAAGTACAGCCTGCGCGAGTTGTCGCCGCTTTACTTTCGCGCCCTGACCATGTCGTTTGGGGCCTTATGGCTGTTCTGCTTCTACCGTTTCAAAGGTGTACGTATGTGGCCGCAGGTCACCGAGTGGCGCAGCGTGGTCACACTGGGTTTGCCCAACGTACTGGGCTGGCATACCCTGGCCATTTTGGGCGTGAAAGAGCTGGCCAGCGGGCGGGCAGCCATTTTGGGCTTCACCATGCCGATCTGGACCGTGCTGCTGGGTATTGTGTTTTTCAAGGAAAAGCTCACCCCACGCATCGGCCTAGCGGTACTGGCAGTGGCGCTGGCCATAGGGCTGCTGACCTTCAATGAACTCACCGCCTTGAGTGGCAAGCCACTGGGCATTGTCTGGATGGAGCTGGCCGCGCTGGCATGGGCCGCCGGCACACTGATGATGCGCCGTGCCCACCTGAGTATGCCGATGGAAACACTCACCGTGTGGATGCTGATCCTGGCCAGTATTTGCCTCTGGGGGTTGGCGGTGGTGCTGGAGCCTTGGCCTGCTTGGCAATTTTCTGTGCCCATGTGGGGCAGCCTGGTGTATGGCGCACTCATCAACTATGGTTTTGCCCAGATCATCTGGTTTGGCATGGCACGTCATCTGCCACCCACCACCAGTGCCATGAGCATCATGGCTATTCCGCTGATTGGCACCTTGACCGCCACCCTGATTGTGGGCGAAGCACCTGGTTGGCAAGACTTTGTGGCCGTGCTGTGTGTGATGGCGGCTATTGCGGCCGTGCTGCTGCCGCCACGCAGGCCGCCCACACCCAAGCCCAGCAATAAAGCGTCATCTTAA
- a CDS encoding CZB domain-containing protein: protein MGFFSRLFSLGNKDTDKAANVASTGAVTELGLDAQASAAILSEIDIDTAIAAHENWKLRLQNYLNGNSTETLQPEIVCLDDRCDLGKWLHGPGTQRLGKYPAFSVLIARHKYFHVQASNVVALAQTNQKDKAMQALEGSYRYASNQVVLLLKELKRGLGR from the coding sequence ATGGGATTTTTCAGCCGACTGTTTTCATTGGGCAACAAAGACACTGATAAAGCAGCCAACGTTGCCTCAACTGGAGCCGTCACTGAACTGGGGCTGGATGCCCAAGCCTCCGCTGCCATCCTGTCAGAAATTGACATCGACACCGCCATCGCAGCGCATGAAAACTGGAAACTTCGTCTGCAAAACTACCTCAATGGCAACTCGACCGAAACACTTCAACCCGAAATTGTTTGTCTGGATGACCGTTGTGACCTCGGCAAATGGTTGCACGGGCCTGGTACCCAGCGCCTGGGGAAATACCCGGCGTTTTCAGTGCTGATCGCACGGCACAAATACTTTCACGTACAAGCCTCCAACGTGGTGGCTCTGGCGCAAACCAACCAAAAAGACAAAGCCATGCAAGCCCTGGAGGGCAGTTACCGTTACGCATCCAACCAAGTCGTGTTGCTGCTCAAGGAGCTCAAACGCGGGTTGGGCCGCTGA
- a CDS encoding CcdB family protein yields MARFDVYPNPDADDAELTPYFLDVQNDHIKGFKTRVLVPLWNADMLPRQMNDLNPSFQVKGSTVVMDTPAMGAVAISALKPAVANLGAHQFKIQNALDILFGGY; encoded by the coding sequence ATGGCACGCTTTGATGTTTACCCAAATCCAGATGCTGACGATGCCGAACTCACCCCATACTTTCTTGATGTGCAAAACGACCACATCAAAGGCTTCAAGACTCGCGTGCTGGTGCCTTTGTGGAACGCCGACATGCTACCGCGTCAAATGAACGATCTGAATCCCTCATTTCAAGTGAAGGGCTCCACCGTGGTGATGGATACGCCCGCTATGGGTGCAGTGGCCATCAGTGCGCTGAAACCCGCCGTTGCCAACTTGGGTGCACATCAGTTCAAGATTCAAAACGCACTGGACATCCTGTTTGGGGGCTATTGA
- a CDS encoding dihydrofolate reductase, which yields MQLKLIFARAANGVIGHHNTLPWHLPEDMAHFKRTTLGCPVIMGRKTWDSLPPRFRPLPGRLNVVVTRQAGWTADGAVVAHSLEAACAACPVDSTAWVIGGAEIYAQALSLASVAVVTELADNFEGDAFAPVFGPDWVETERQPQTSTNGLHFSFVTYQKQ from the coding sequence ATGCAACTCAAGCTCATTTTTGCCCGCGCCGCCAACGGTGTGATTGGCCATCACAACACCCTGCCCTGGCATTTGCCCGAAGACATGGCGCATTTCAAACGCACCACGCTGGGCTGTCCAGTGATTATGGGGCGCAAAACCTGGGATTCCCTGCCACCCAGGTTTCGCCCCTTGCCGGGGCGGCTCAACGTGGTGGTGACCCGCCAGGCGGGTTGGACGGCAGACGGTGCGGTGGTCGCCCACTCGCTTGAGGCCGCGTGTGCCGCCTGCCCGGTTGACAGTACCGCCTGGGTGATAGGTGGTGCCGAGATTTACGCCCAGGCTCTATCGCTGGCCAGCGTCGCCGTGGTGACCGAGCTGGCGGACAACTTTGAAGGTGATGCCTTCGCACCAGTCTTTGGCCCGGACTGGGTGGAAACCGAACGTCAGCCCCAGACCAGTACGAACGGTTTGCACTTCAGCTTTGTAACCTATCAAAAACAATAG
- the xth gene encoding exodeoxyribonuclease III, whose amino-acid sequence MKFATWNVNSLTVRLPQVLDWLAANPVDVLALQELKLTDDKFPHAAFQAAGYESVCFGQKTYNGVALISRAPAQDIVRNIPGFSDDMARVISASFPLATSAADGAPSSVRIVGAYFPNGQEPGSDKFEYKLAWLQGLRAWLRTELVTHPKLILMGDYNITFDDADVWDPEGMRDQIHCTDEERYELGALIALGLADAHRLFPQAPKSYSWWDYRDFGFKRNRGMRIDHILLSQALKPLAKACWIDKTPRKNERPSDHAPVIVELA is encoded by the coding sequence ATGAAATTTGCTACCTGGAACGTGAACTCACTCACCGTGCGCCTGCCGCAGGTACTGGACTGGCTGGCAGCCAACCCGGTGGATGTGCTGGCCTTGCAAGAGCTCAAATTGACCGACGACAAGTTCCCCCATGCGGCCTTCCAGGCGGCGGGCTACGAGTCGGTCTGTTTTGGCCAGAAAACCTACAACGGCGTGGCGCTGATCAGCCGCGCTCCAGCACAAGACATCGTGCGCAACATTCCGGGTTTCAGCGATGACATGGCACGTGTGATCAGCGCCAGTTTTCCCCTGGCGACCTCCGCAGCGGACGGCGCTCCATCCAGCGTGCGCATCGTCGGCGCGTATTTTCCCAACGGGCAGGAGCCCGGCAGCGACAAGTTTGAGTACAAACTGGCCTGGCTTCAAGGTCTGCGTGCCTGGCTGCGCACCGAATTGGTGACACACCCCAAACTGATTCTGATGGGGGACTACAACATCACCTTTGATGATGCCGATGTCTGGGACCCCGAAGGTATGCGTGACCAGATTCACTGCACCGATGAAGAACGTTATGAACTCGGTGCCCTGATCGCCCTGGGTTTGGCCGATGCGCACCGCTTGTTCCCGCAAGCGCCCAAAAGCTATTCGTGGTGGGATTACCGTGACTTTGGCTTCAAACGCAACCGGGGCATGCGTATTGACCACATTCTGCTCAGCCAAGCACTCAAACCGTTGGCCAAGGCCTGCTGGATTGACAAAACCCCGCGCAAGAACGAACGCCCTAGCGATCATGCGCCTGTCATTGTCGAGTTGGCCTGA
- a CDS encoding DUF2069 domain-containing protein, with protein MTHLTPPSSNPASNSVAFTRILAVGSLLGLIALGLAWELLLAPLRPGGSWLALKVLPLCIPLAGLLKNRMYTYRWVSLLVWLYFTEGAVRAYSDKAPGNVLAMMEVALCLALFTACALHVRLRLKAAPQANQPVADPSPEHANPSQ; from the coding sequence ATGACGCATCTCACTCCCCCCTCCTCCAACCCCGCCTCAAATTCTGTGGCATTCACCCGGATTCTGGCCGTAGGTAGCCTGTTGGGCCTGATTGCCCTGGGCCTGGCCTGGGAACTGCTGCTGGCTCCGCTGCGCCCAGGCGGCTCCTGGCTGGCCCTGAAAGTGCTGCCACTGTGTATCCCGCTGGCTGGTTTACTGAAAAACCGCATGTACACCTACCGCTGGGTCAGCTTGCTGGTGTGGCTGTATTTCACCGAAGGTGCTGTGCGGGCCTACAGCGACAAGGCCCCCGGAAACGTCCTGGCCATGATGGAAGTGGCGCTGTGCCTGGCACTGTTTACCGCTTGTGCGTTGCACGTACGCTTGCGCCTGAAAGCCGCACCCCAGGCCAACCAACCTGTTGCCGACCCGTCTCCCGAGCATGCAAACCCTTCTCAATGA
- the ntrC gene encoding nitrogen regulation protein NR(I) — protein MKPIWIVDDDQSIRFVLEKALLREQLPSRSFTNARDVLLALEEDDNPPQVLVSDIRMPGGSGLELLDKVKAKFPGLPVIIMTAYSDLDSAVSAFQGGAFEYMPKPFDLSKAVELIRRAVEESQREEVREELTVDTPEMLGQAPAMQDVFRAIGRLSQSNVTVMITGESGSGKELVARALHKHSPRANGPFVAINTAAIPKDLLESELFGHERGAFTGAQTMRRGRFEQADGGTLFLDEIGDMPFDLQTRLLRVLSDGHFYRVGGHSAVKTNVRVIAATHQNLEQRVKDGVFREDLFHRLNVIRLRLPALRERLEDIPMLTRHFLQQSARQLGVEPKRISDAALLWLGKFAFPGNVRQLENICHWLTVMAPAQVIEAKDLPPEVAVDEILIPASPASPASPAPVAPVAVPTAPVVHTAVAVEAATPHTPQAWEQGLIEEANALLATDRTDVWDVLTARFESCLIHSALAATRGRRIEAAQKLGIGRNTITRKIQELGLEEN, from the coding sequence ATGAAACCCATTTGGATCGTAGACGATGACCAGTCGATTCGCTTCGTGCTGGAAAAAGCCCTGTTGCGTGAGCAGTTGCCCAGCCGCAGTTTCACCAATGCCCGTGATGTGCTCTTGGCACTGGAGGAAGACGACAACCCCCCTCAGGTGTTGGTGAGTGATATTCGCATGCCTGGCGGTTCGGGCCTGGAGCTGCTGGACAAGGTCAAGGCGAAGTTCCCGGGGCTGCCTGTGATCATCATGACCGCTTATTCGGATCTGGACAGCGCGGTGTCTGCTTTTCAGGGGGGCGCGTTTGAGTACATGCCCAAACCGTTTGACTTGTCCAAAGCCGTGGAGCTGATTCGCCGTGCGGTCGAAGAAAGTCAACGCGAAGAGGTTCGAGAAGAGCTGACGGTTGATACACCGGAGATGCTCGGTCAGGCACCGGCCATGCAGGATGTGTTTCGTGCGATTGGCCGTTTGAGCCAAAGCAATGTCACGGTCATGATCACCGGTGAATCCGGTTCGGGCAAAGAACTGGTGGCGCGTGCGCTGCACAAACACTCGCCGCGTGCCAATGGGCCCTTTGTGGCCATCAACACCGCCGCCATTCCGAAGGATTTGCTGGAGTCTGAGCTGTTTGGCCATGAGCGTGGCGCCTTCACCGGGGCGCAAACCATGCGCCGTGGCCGCTTTGAGCAAGCCGATGGCGGCACCCTGTTTCTGGATGAAATTGGTGACATGCCATTTGACCTGCAAACCCGGTTGCTGCGGGTCTTGTCAGATGGTCATTTTTACCGCGTGGGTGGACACAGTGCGGTCAAAACCAATGTGCGGGTGATTGCCGCTACGCACCAGAACCTGGAGCAGCGGGTCAAGGATGGCGTGTTCCGTGAGGATTTGTTTCACCGCCTGAACGTGATCCGCCTTCGCTTGCCGGCCTTGCGTGAGCGGCTAGAAGACATTCCGATGCTGACCCGGCATTTCTTGCAGCAAAGCGCCCGCCAGTTGGGGGTGGAGCCCAAGCGCATCTCGGATGCTGCGTTGCTGTGGTTGGGTAAATTTGCGTTTCCCGGCAATGTGCGCCAACTGGAAAATATTTGCCACTGGCTGACGGTGATGGCACCGGCGCAGGTGATTGAAGCCAAGGATTTACCGCCGGAAGTGGCGGTGGATGAAATCCTGATTCCTGCCAGCCCCGCCAGCCCCGCCAGCCCCGCGCCTGTAGCGCCTGTAGCTGTTCCGACAGCTCCAGTGGTTCATACCGCTGTTGCCGTGGAAGCGGCTACACCACACACGCCACAAGCCTGGGAACAAGGGTTGATTGAAGAAGCCAATGCGTTGCTGGCTACTGACCGCACTGATGTGTGGGATGTGCTGACGGCACGTTTTGAGTCGTGCCTGATTCATTCAGCCTTGGCTGCAACCCGAGGCCGGCGTATTGAAGCCGCCCAAAAGCTGGGCATCGGGCGCAACACCATCACGCGCAAAATCCAGGAGCTTGGTCTTGAGGAAAATTAG
- a CDS encoding SRPBCC family protein, which translates to MATGTVTLHRVIRAPAERIYRAFLDADAMCKWLPPHGFTGRVHHIDARTGGSYQMSFANLSTGHIHSFGGDYLELVPNERIRHSDRFDDPNLPGDMYTTITFKPVSCGTELHIVQEGIPSLIPTEACYLGWQESLVLLTQLVEAEIPD; encoded by the coding sequence ATGGCTACAGGAACCGTCACCCTACATCGCGTCATCCGCGCTCCGGCTGAACGCATCTATCGCGCATTTCTTGACGCTGATGCCATGTGCAAATGGCTGCCGCCTCATGGCTTCACCGGGAGAGTCCATCACATTGATGCCCGCACCGGTGGCAGCTACCAGATGTCATTTGCCAATCTCTCCACAGGCCACATTCATTCCTTCGGTGGTGACTACCTTGAACTCGTCCCGAATGAACGTATTCGCCACAGCGACAGGTTTGACGACCCCAACCTTCCCGGCGACATGTACACCACGATCACGTTCAAACCGGTATCTTGCGGCACTGAACTGCACATCGTCCAGGAAGGTATTCCAAGCCTTATTCCCACCGAAGCCTGTTATCTGGGCTGGCAGGAATCCCTGGTGTTACTCACCCAGCTTGTGGAAGCAGAGATTCCCGACTGA
- a CDS encoding thymidylate synthase, with amino-acid sequence MLKPDSSQYENFLRHVQTTGVFKPDRTGTGTTSVFGYQMRFDLTQGFPLVTTKKVFLRAIIVELLWFLRGDSNVKWLQERGCTIWDEWARADGDLGPVYGVQWRSWPTPDGGHIDQIQQVIDTLKTNPDSRRIIVSAWNVADLDKMALMPCHAFFQFYVAPPTTPGGRGKLSCQLYQRSADIFLGVPFNIASYALLTHMVAQQCDLDVGDFIWTGGDCHIYANHAEQVALQLSRTPLAYPRLHIKRQPESIFDYQFEDFEVQGYECHPAIKAPVAV; translated from the coding sequence ATGTTGAAACCTGATTCCTCCCAATACGAAAACTTTTTACGCCATGTGCAAACCACCGGCGTGTTCAAGCCTGACCGCACCGGCACCGGCACCACCAGCGTGTTTGGTTACCAGATGCGCTTCGATTTGACCCAGGGCTTTCCGCTGGTGACCACCAAAAAGGTATTCCTGCGCGCCATCATCGTCGAGCTGCTGTGGTTTTTGCGTGGTGATTCCAACGTGAAATGGCTGCAAGAACGCGGCTGCACCATCTGGGACGAATGGGCCCGCGCCGACGGCGACTTGGGCCCGGTCTACGGCGTGCAGTGGCGCAGCTGGCCCACCCCTGACGGCGGTCACATTGACCAGATTCAGCAGGTCATCGACACCCTCAAAACCAACCCCGACTCGCGTCGCATCATCGTCAGTGCCTGGAATGTGGCCGATCTGGACAAGATGGCGCTGATGCCCTGTCACGCCTTTTTCCAGTTCTACGTGGCCCCACCCACCACACCGGGCGGGCGCGGCAAACTCAGCTGCCAGCTGTACCAGCGCAGTGCCGACATTTTTTTGGGTGTGCCGTTCAACATTGCCAGCTACGCCCTGCTGACCCACATGGTGGCGCAGCAATGCGACCTGGATGTAGGCGACTTCATCTGGACCGGTGGCGACTGCCACATCTACGCCAACCACGCCGAGCAGGTGGCGCTGCAACTCAGCCGCACGCCCCTGGCCTACCCCCGGTTACACATCAAGCGCCAACCCGAGTCCATCTTTGACTACCAGTTTGAAGACTTTGAGGTGCAGGGTTATGAATGCCATCCCGCCATCAAAGCCCCGGTGGCGGTGTGA